Genomic window (Opitutaceae bacterium):
CGGATGGCACAGATTGCACGGATCGGAAATGTTCGACCACAGGGAGGTCAAGTTGCGCGGATGGGAGGTGAAATTCGGGGGGCGGAGGGCTGGTTGTCGATTCAAGTGGGGATTGCGCGCGGGGTGGGAAGGGGTCAGACATGGAGCCTTCATGGAAAGCGATTCGGAGCAGCGAGCGGCGGACAATTTGACAGCAATCGCTGCGGGCCGGTTCTCGGCAAGGGATCGGAAACGGGTTCTGATCATTCTGCTCCTTGCGATCTTCATGTCGCTGATCGACGTCAGCATCGTCAATGTCGCCCTGCCTTCGATCCAGCATGCGCTGGGGGCGACGCTGTCGGATCTGCAATGGGTGCTGTCGGGCTATGCGCTGACGTTTGGAGTGGTGCTGGTGGCGGCGGGGAGGGCCGGGGACATCATGGGCCGCGGAGGGATTTTTCTCATCGGTGTCGTCATTTTCACCCTGTCCTCCGTGGCGGCAGGCATGGCGCCGAATGCCGACTGGCTGAATGGTGCCCGCTTTGTGCAGGGTGTGGGCTCGGGCATTCTGAATCCCCAGGGAGTCGGCATGATTCAGGAGTTCTTTCGCGGGGATGAACGTGCCCGTGCCTTTGGCCATCTCGGCACGACGGTTGGGTTTTCCGTGGCCGTCGGGCCGGTTCTCGGAGGATTTCTCATCCATCTTGGCGGACCGGAAATGGGGTGGAGGCTGACGTTTCTGGTCAACCTTCCGATCGGCATCCTGATTGTGATTCTGGGACTGCTTTGGTTTCCAAAGCCCTTGATCCAGGATGGGGTCCAATCCCGGCGGAACGGCGCGGCGCGGGCCGGCGCATTGTTGCGCTCGCTCGATCCGATGGGTTCGCTGCTGCTTTGCCTCGCGGTGCTTGCGATCCTCTTTCCGTTTGTTGAGTCCCGCGCGTCACCACTGACCTGGATGCTTCTTCCCGCGGGCATTGTGCTGTGCTTCCTCTGGGTGAAATGGGAGAGGCGTCATGCGCGGCGCGGCCTCAGCCCCATGGTTGATTTGAATATTTTCCTGACGCCGAGTTTTGCCAATGGAGCGACGATCATGACGCTGTGTTTTCTCGGCATGTCGAGCATCTGGGTGCTCGTCATGCTCTATGTGCAGGAAGGCAGCGGCAAATCGGCGCTCGAGGCGGGCACGTTTGGCATTCCGGCGGCGCTGCTTTCCGCGTATTCGGCGCACTGGTCGGGCAGGCGCGTCATGCGGCATGGACGCAGGATTGTCATTGGCGGCCTGTGGCTGGCCGTCTTCGGGCTGGCTTCAACCGCAGCCATCATGCTTCTGCATGCCGCAGGACTTCTGAATGTCTGGTGGCTCATGGCCTCGCTTGCGTTCATTGGACTCGCGCAGGGATCGATCATCAGCCCGAATCAGGCGCTGACGCTGAACGAGGTTCCCGTGGAATATGCCGGGAGTTCAGGTGCCGTTATGCAGACGGGACAGCGCATCGGGACGTCGGTGGGCATTGCGATCATCACGGCAATTGTCTTCGGCATGCTCGCGGTTTCGAACTGGGCGACTGCGGTGGCGACGGGATTCGGCGCCATCATCCTGGTGGTGTTCGCCGCACTTGGATTTGCGTACAAGGACCAGCGCGATCGATTGAAGAACGGCCAGCGTGAACATGGCTCGATCGTGCCGTCGCTGGCGCCGCCGACGCTTGATTAGCACGGGGCGGACAGGGACAGGCCGCGGGACTTGAGGATTGCGCGGAGGTTTGGTGACACGCAGGGTGATGGAGAGAACCCTTTATACCCATGAATCGCCTGATCCTGCTGCTCGCCGCCATCGTCCTGATTCCGGTCGCAAACGCCGCTCCCGCACGTCCGCCGAACATCATAATCATCCTTGCCGACGACATGGGATATGGCGACCTGGGATGCTACGGAGCGCCGACAATCCGCACACCGAATCTTGATCGCATGGCTGCGGACGGGCTGCGCTTCACTGATTTCTATTCGGCTGCTGAGGTGTGCACGCCGAGCCGCGCCGGACTTCTGACCGGGCGCTATCCGGTTCGCAGCGGCATGGTCGGTGCGCGACGGGTTCTGTTTCCCGACTCAACCGGCGGCCTGCCGCAGGAGGAGATCACGATTGCGCGTGCGCTGAAGCAGCGCGGGTATGCCACGGCGCATCTGGGCAAGTGGCATCTGGGCATCCATCCCGGCGGGCGGCCGGGTGATCATGGATTCGACTATTCGTTCGGGCTTCCCTATTCGAACGACATGGACCGGCGTACCGACGTGCCATCCAGCGCATCGGGTTCATCCAATCCGCCCGCGGATGGCTGGATGGTGCCGGTTTACCGCAATGGTGAGATTGTCGAAAAGCCCGCGGACCAGACGACGCTGACGCGTCGCTACACGGAAGAGGCGGTGAAATTCATTCGTGAACACAGGAAGACTCCGTTCTTTCTGTATTTTGCGCACACGTTTCCGCATGTGCCGTTGTTTGCGTCGCCGGCGTTCAAGGGAAAAAGCCGTCGCGGCATCTATGGGGACACAATCGAGGAGATCGACTGGAGCGTGGGGCAGGTGATGGCAGCTCTGCGTGCGCAGGGATTGGAGAAGAACACGCTGGTCTTCTTCACCAGCGACAACGGCCCCTGGCTCATCATGAAGCAGCAAGGCGGCAGCGCCGGACCATTGCGGGAAGGCAAGGGCAGCACCTGGGAGGGAGGCCAGCGTGTTCCAGGAATCGCCTGGTGGCCGGGAAGAGTTGCGCCGGGCATCACTGGTGAACCGGCGAGCGGGATGGACCTGTTTGCGACAGCGCTCACGTTGGGAGGTGCACCGCTTCCCTCGGATCGGGTGATCGACGGCCGGGATATTTCGTCACTGCTGTTCAAGCGAAAGACACTGCCGGAACATCCCTATTTCTTTTATCGCGGCGGCAAGCTGTTTGCCTGTCGGCTTGGGCAGTACAAGGCGCACTTCTTCACGCAGCCGTCATACGGGCAGCCGAAAGCGGAGGCGCATGAACCACCCCTGCTTTATGATCTGGGCACGGATCCGGGAGAGCAGTTCGACATCGCCGCCGCTCATCCGGATGTTGTGGAGAAGATCCGCGCCGCGGTGGCGGATCACCAGCGCGCGATGGTGCCCGGCAAGGAGCAGCTCTGAAGTCGGGTGCGTGCTACTGGGAGAAGAGCTTTTCGATGATGTTCTCGAGGGGCTCCTCCTCAATGGTGATGTCGGCGATCGGTGTCGTGGACATGATCTCCTGGATCGCGCGGGAAATGGATTCGGCCTTCGCCTGAACGACAATCTTTCCGGTCACGGCATCGCGGCGGGTTTCGCCGAACGAGGATTTCCATGATGGCGGCACCGACGTCGGATCCTGCGGAATAAAGATCACCTGCCGCACGCGTGATTTTCGCTCCCCTTCGAGGCTGGAGAGGCTTCCATCGTAGACCTTCGCGCCCTTGTGGATGACAATCACACGCTCACACAGCTCCTCGATATCCGCCATGTAGTGACTGGTCAGCAGGATGGTCACCCGGTGTTTCCTGTTGTATTCACGAAGGAAGGAGCGGACCGCCTTCTGAGAAATGATGTCGAGGCCGATGGTCGGTTCGTCGAGAAACAGAACACGGGGCTTGTGGAGCAGGGCGGCGATCAGCTCCATCTTCATGCGTTCGCCGAGGGAAAGTTCCCGAACCATGACATCCAGTTTTTTCTCGACGCCCAGCAGCGAGACAAGTTCTGCGAGCGTTTGCTCGTACGTGGCGGCCGGGATGTCGTAGATGTGCCGCAACAGGGTGAACGATTCGCTTGCCGGCAGGTCCCACCAGAGCTGGTTCTTCTGTCCGAGCACGAGCGAGAAAATGCGCCGGTAGGTGTTGTCGCGCCTGACAGGATTGAATCCCGCTATGTTTGCGGTGCCGCTGGTTGGGTAGATCAAACCGGCCAGCATCTTGAGCGTGGTGGTCTTGCCCGCTCCGTTGGGGCCGAGGAAACCCACAAACTCCCCCTCATCGATTGCGAAACTGATGTCGCGCGCGGCCCAGATTTCCTCGTATTTGCGATTGAACAGACCGACAACGCCGCCCCAGAAGCCGGGGCGCTTCTTGTAGGTGCGAAAGACGCGGCTCAGTCCGTTGACCTCGATCAAGGGCATCAGGTGGTGTAGGTCATGTCCTGATACTTGATCCTGCCCTGTTCCATCAATTTGTGAAAATGCCCACGAACGTGACGGGCTCCCTTGGGATGGTGCAGTGCCTGGCAGAGGTCGTTGATATGGTAGACACGATTGCTGGAGATGTACTCGAGAATTGCGGCATCCAACTCATCGTCGCTGGGCATGTCCTCCCTGCCGGGCAGAACGATTGAATCACCCGCGGGCGTTTTCCGGCGGATGGCCCGCCAGAGCACGACAGTGATGCAACCGGCAAGGAATGCGATCAGGTGGGTGATCATGGGCGCGAGGCGGTCTCGTCGGTTGAACCTGGAGGGCGCGCGAAATTGCGATCGACGAACCGGTCACGACGGAGCGTGCCCATCCAGCGGACCGTGGTTGGCTTGCGGGATGGACTACCTGGCGTACCCGGCTCGTTCGATGGTGTGAGTCAGGAGCCGGCGGCTGATCCTTCGTCGGACCCACCTGCATCGGCAGCGGGCGCTGACTGCTGCTGTTGC
Coding sequences:
- a CDS encoding MFS transporter — its product is MESDSEQRAADNLTAIAAGRFSARDRKRVLIILLLAIFMSLIDVSIVNVALPSIQHALGATLSDLQWVLSGYALTFGVVLVAAGRAGDIMGRGGIFLIGVVIFTLSSVAAGMAPNADWLNGARFVQGVGSGILNPQGVGMIQEFFRGDERARAFGHLGTTVGFSVAVGPVLGGFLIHLGGPEMGWRLTFLVNLPIGILIVILGLLWFPKPLIQDGVQSRRNGAARAGALLRSLDPMGSLLLCLAVLAILFPFVESRASPLTWMLLPAGIVLCFLWVKWERRHARRGLSPMVDLNIFLTPSFANGATIMTLCFLGMSSIWVLVMLYVQEGSGKSALEAGTFGIPAALLSAYSAHWSGRRVMRHGRRIVIGGLWLAVFGLASTAAIMLLHAAGLLNVWWLMASLAFIGLAQGSIISPNQALTLNEVPVEYAGSSGAVMQTGQRIGTSVGIAIITAIVFGMLAVSNWATAVATGFGAIILVVFAALGFAYKDQRDRLKNGQREHGSIVPSLAPPTLD
- a CDS encoding sulfatase encodes the protein MNRLILLLAAIVLIPVANAAPARPPNIIIILADDMGYGDLGCYGAPTIRTPNLDRMAADGLRFTDFYSAAEVCTPSRAGLLTGRYPVRSGMVGARRVLFPDSTGGLPQEEITIARALKQRGYATAHLGKWHLGIHPGGRPGDHGFDYSFGLPYSNDMDRRTDVPSSASGSSNPPADGWMVPVYRNGEIVEKPADQTTLTRRYTEEAVKFIREHRKTPFFLYFAHTFPHVPLFASPAFKGKSRRGIYGDTIEEIDWSVGQVMAALRAQGLEKNTLVFFTSDNGPWLIMKQQGGSAGPLREGKGSTWEGGQRVPGIAWWPGRVAPGITGEPASGMDLFATALTLGGAPLPSDRVIDGRDISSLLFKRKTLPEHPYFFYRGGKLFACRLGQYKAHFFTQPSYGQPKAEAHEPPLLYDLGTDPGEQFDIAAAHPDVVEKIRAAVADHQRAMVPGKEQL
- a CDS encoding ATP-binding cassette domain-containing protein, coding for MIEVNGLSRVFRTYKKRPGFWGGVVGLFNRKYEEIWAARDISFAIDEGEFVGFLGPNGAGKTTTLKMLAGLIYPTSGTANIAGFNPVRRDNTYRRIFSLVLGQKNQLWWDLPASESFTLLRHIYDIPAATYEQTLAELVSLLGVEKKLDVMVRELSLGERMKMELIAALLHKPRVLFLDEPTIGLDIISQKAVRSFLREYNRKHRVTILLTSHYMADIEELCERVIVIHKGAKVYDGSLSSLEGERKSRVRQVIFIPQDPTSVPPSWKSSFGETRRDAVTGKIVVQAKAESISRAIQEIMSTTPIADITIEEEPLENIIEKLFSQ